The genomic stretch TATACAGGTTTTTGGGCACCTAGTTAAACCGGATCGAATCCATATAGTGaattttgggatttttttttCCCTACTAACTTATCTTTCACCTAAGGGGCGCCAAAATAAGTTTTAAGTAAATTAATATTTTTCTTTTGATGATAATATAATGTCTCAAACTTTGAAATTGGATCCATAATCCATTTATACGGATGTGTAAATTGTTTGACTATGTATACGGTTTTTGGGCACCTAGTTAAACCGGATCGAATCCATATAGTGAATTTTGGGATTTTACGGTTTTCCCTATTAATTTGTCTTACATATGTGCGAaaataagtttgaaataaattaatATTCAAACAAGAAAACATTTATTTTTGAAGCCGTAAACAATTCTATAAAGTTGCTTTACAAAACACTGGGTTTACTAAAAGCATACCATCAAAACCAAACATTGGCAATAAAATGCCAAAAATGAGTACAAAGGGTGAAATAAAAGAGACAGAGGCAAGAAAAATTTATTTTGCAAAAAAATTCTCTCAAAACTATTATGTACTACAAATCAGACCATACAACCCCATGTCAATTTTCTCAAAACTGCAGGAAAGCTTTGTTTACATCTCTCTTACAATATCAGTTTACCTTGTAGCGTGATTACCAGCTGCAAAGCATTTGATCTTCAAGACAATTACAAGCATTGTGAAGCATTTCTCATATCATTAGCATTAAGAAATCAACTGATGTTCACGCTGAAGATGTGATCATTTGGAGCACATATAATGTCGTCTGTTTTCTTGGATAGTTCTGTTACGACTTGCATCCCTTAGTAGAGCTTTCTCTCAATGGTTTCTCCACGCAGCCCAGCTAGTTAACTGAGCCATCTATGATAGTGTATGTGAGAACACCAGGGACAACTCATGTTCTCCATATCTGTATGTAGCGCCAGGCCATTGACTTGTGTTAACACGGTGGCAAAATCCTTACTTGCTTAGCCATGTTTTCTTTGCAATCACACTGCTTCTCAATTACAATCACAATTTGCTTCTTCATTCATTCTCTATTCTCTTTTCTTCCCCTGATAACCGTAAATGAGTAAAATGTTTAGTATAACTTTACCAATTGTTGCTCACAATTTTATCATCAGAACTTCAATGCACAAATAATTTGACAACAAAAAATAAGGTAAGATGCACGAGAGAAGGCTGAGGTTTAAAATTATGATGACACACATCAGCCATAGCAGTTAAGattatgatcaaaacattgatatCAAAATAGCAAAGAGGCACATACCATCATATTCCGGAAAATACTTTTGAAGCAACGCTTTATCTTTATCACTAACACTAGGATCGGTGAGGAAGCGAAGAAACAAAGACTGAGTGACGGCGTCCGCAGCAAGTCCTTGGCTCCTCATAATGTGAAGATGATCCAACGCCTTGGCAAGATCATTAGCATCCAGAAATCCTTTAATAATTGTATAGTAGGTGCGTTGGTTTGGAGAACATCCATCGTCCGCCATCTGCTttaaaattttggttgcatcaCCTAACAACCCTTGACTACATAGCACTTTGATCATTGTCGTATAGGTAGTTACATTTGGTCGCAACCCCTTAGCTACAAGACAAGAGAACACAGCTACTGCTTCAACTGGTCGCCCAACTTCACAAAGACCATTAATAATTGTACTATACGTAATAATATCAGGGGCCACTCCATTATTCTCCATCTCTTTACGTAAGGAGATCGTCGTATCAATCTGTGCATTTTTTAAAAAGCCGTCAAGCAATGCATTGTAAATGACCACATCGGGTGCCATACCTCGATCTTGCATATCTTTAAAAAGCTGGATTGCAAGCTGGAATTTCTTATCCTTGCACAAGGCATCTGTAATGGTGCTATAAGCGAAAACATCTGGTGCTATATGGGTTCCTTTACGATGCATGTCCTGGAGCATCTCCAAAGCTTTATCAACCTTATTAGACTTGCAATAACCATTGATTAGGCTGGTGGAAGTCACAACATCAGGCATGACACCATCTTTCACCATAATATCCAGGATCTTTTCCGCCCCCTCCATCTCTCCACGCAAACAATACCCCTCCAACAAAGTATTGTATGTAATAATGTCGGCGCGCACACCTCTCTTAGTCATAAGTCCAAAAATAGCCCTTGCTTCATCGACATTTCCTTCTTTGCAGTACATGTCAACTAAGGTGTTGTAGGTGTCAATGCCAGGAGCAATTTTGTTGTGCAACATCTCAGTCCACAATACCTTAGCATCATTCCAACTCCCTAACCTACATAGTCCTCGAATTAAGGTATTATAGGTTACGACATCAGGCAAAATGCTCTTGGCTTTCATTTCCTTGAAAAGGCAAAGTGCTTGAGGTAACAATTGGTCTTTACTAAGGCTATCAATGATGGTATTATAAATGACGACATTGGGCTTCAAAGGGGCTTTAGACTCCATATTTTGAAGCAAGCGAAGAGCAGAAGCATTGTCGCCAGAACGGCAAAGACCTCTAAGCATAGAACCGTAAGTAACAAGGGAGGGTTGTATCCCAAGCTTAATGGTTTTATCCAATAATTTAACAGCTTGGTTCAACTTATCAGAATCAATCAGCCCATTGAGTAAAATAGTGATAATGACAATATCAGGTGAATAACCAAGCTTAAGGCGCTTACCCAGAAGAGAGAAGGCAAAATCGACACGGCCCAAGGAGCAAAAACACTTGGCTAGAATACCAATGGAATGGGAATTGAGGCGGCGGCCAGAGAATTGAAGTTGGTTATAGAGAGTAATGATAGTAGAAAAGGGGGGATGGGGTTTAATCTTGACATGGCATTAAATAGCTGATTGAAGGTAATAATAGAAGGACGAGGACGAAGAGAGTACAATTGATGAAATATCGAAATCGGAATATCAATTCTAGTAAACCCAGAACGGCATTGTTGTAAAACAGAATCAAGAAACAATTGGGGATCAGGATTTGTGGAAATTGAGAAATGAGGAATGTAATTAGGGCGAATAAATTGAAAATGAGATTGAATAGAGGAGATTCGAAGAAGATTACCTGAGATTTTGATTATCGTCATCGTCAATGGAAATGAAGTAAACCAGAATATGAATACGAAGACTACTACTATACAAGTAAACCCAGATTTTGATTCGTGGTGCCTTTGTAATTCTAAGACCTCGTTGATCCTATACATTGACATTTGACACATAACTATGGGTAGGGCTAGGGCTAGGGCTAGGGcggttaatgagacgagacagcttaCGAGCTACTCGAGATTGGCTCGGCTCGTGCGAGTTCAGCTCGGGTTCGGGCTCGGCTCAAGAGCTTAACGCGTCAAACCGATTAAAGGTTGGCTCGATTCGAAAAGCTCAcgagcggctcgaacttgtgtgattacataagatattgctcatattttataaaaatattttattatgATTATTTTTTGTATCACATCTATCAAATGTCTCGctgatttgccaaatatttttacatataaccttTGAGTCTTGttattgaaaagattgaaagaaaaaaataaaaaaataaatagttTTATATAAGCTCAATTTGGGCTCGAGTTTGGCTTTAACTCGCATTAAAGCTCGCAAGTTTTATAACGAACACATTTTTTTCAAACTCGAGATTAGCTCGAACTCGAGTTTTGGTTCTTGaacacaagccgagcaaggccaagctcgggctcgggctcggctcggctcgttaacacccctaGGTAGGGTACAGCAAAACCGTATACAATTTgcaaaaccgtatcggatatacGGTTTTAAATTCTCATTATTGACTATCCTTATCGGATATGGATTTTCCGTATATACTGAAACCGTATATTCGGTGAGGGGAGTGTAGGATGTGTGaagaaacaaatgaaaaagtGTTGATACGTATGGATATTTTCCAACAGTTTATATGGTGTTTCTTATTGATATGTTAAAGAATGagaagatgaaagaaaaaaaataagagaatCATATGATCCTCTCTATTgctgcttccctctctcctctatttgggtcatttgtgagaggaaatgatatccgtcactccaaagtgacggatacgtgccgtcttcaatgagattttgtgttagtcagttagtcttgctgaagacgagtcggagcaagtgacgggtaatgccactcacaaaacggataggggggcaaggtgggggcacccccatgtgcttccctctctcctctatttgggtcatttgtgagaggaaatggtatccgtcactcgaaagtgacggatacgtgccgtcttcaatgagattttgtgttagtAGTATTACATATCTTCGAGAAGAAAAAGCAAAACCGCTCTTTAGGAGCGACTTTTGGTTAGATAACACTAATATTGAGCTAGAATATACAAAGTTTGAAGTAAAATGTAGTGAGATGTTAGAAATTACAACTTTGTGTTACTGTGCAGTAGTTCTTTAAACATTGTAGCGAGAGTGTACAAGTTCGAGCCCCTTGGAGACAATTTTGAACAATTTATATAAAACCCTCGCAAATCCAGCCTAGATGTCGTGTCTGTAGACTCTGTACTATGTCATTGTAATTATTATATCACAAATTCTAAGTAATGTTTTCATGTTATTTATAAAAAAACGCTCTTTGTGAAAGTCCGGTTTAGTTTTTTTAGTCAATATTACTGAAGTCGCTCTTTAAAAGACCAACTTTGCATTTGTGCATAACACAAAAATACTCGATTGTACATGAAACCAATACCTACAAATAGTGAATTCAACATATGAACTCGGACATTTTAAAATTTGTGGTATAAGAACGAAAAACGGTTATAAGTGTAAAACGTATTCCAAAGTCGTTATACTCTCTTGACTTTCGAGTCGGGTTATTCGGGTTGGATCATTCGGATCGAGTCCATTTTACCGGGTCTAGGCGATAATAATGGGAGAGGGAAATATCGGAATAATAAGCGCCCTAAAAAAACTAGTCTCAAGTCTCAACTT from Silene latifolia isolate original U9 population chromosome 5, ASM4854445v1, whole genome shotgun sequence encodes the following:
- the LOC141657568 gene encoding uncharacterized protein LOC141657568, producing the protein MLRGLCRSGDNASALRLLQNMESKAPLKPNVVIYNTIIDSLSKDQLLPQALCLFKEMKAKSILPDVVTYNTLIRGLCRLGSWNDAKVLWTEMLHNKIAPGIDTYNTLVDMYCKEGNVDEARAIFGLMTKRGVRADIITYNTLLEGYCLRGEMEGAEKILDIMVKDGVMPDVVTSTSLINGYCKSNKVDKALEMLQDMHRKGTHIAPDVFAYSTITDALCKDKKFQLAIQLFKDMQDRGMAPDVVIYNALLDGFLKNAQIDTTISLRKEMENNGVAPDIITYSTIINGLCEVGRPVEAVAVFSCLVAKGLRPNVTTYTTMIKVLCSQGLLGDATKILKQMADDGCSPNQRTYYTIIKGFLDANDLAKALDHLHIMRSQGLAADAVTQSLFLRFLTDPSVSDKDKALLQKYFPEYDGEEKRIENE